The Malus domestica chromosome 06, GDT2T_hap1 genome has a segment encoding these proteins:
- the LOC103437926 gene encoding uncharacterized protein encodes MAGDTDSPSSPQNKRRKTLKSKIEEDPIPHEPQEPENSSSQRCPICFLDGGKVIRGEIDCCDHYFCFLCIMEWSKKESHCPLCRRRFTTIRRPPKDGVFARERVVKIPACDHAHHPSSNMAGQVLRHEEVSCQVCHGMADEYLLLLCDICDSAAHTYCVGLGNTVPEGDWFCLDCTTIRGEHDDNVDSSSDSDDEYLLGPSDPNISAFDIVQESYGHSSAANRYLPRIPRIPDHFALPVVRDRSTSIADEVITTPAETLPSVAASGARTLVHRRYVCTRVQELRENWNAIQSGSLSFTSSSIKSGCISSQKPKNGVIIHERSGQTQSSSSTSGQQPRNRDSCGLSDIDKAWKMMEIAKSRMDAGKKCSGSSVSTTSDSRKRTNVNPCFGTSSQAQSSSSAGCHRPINQVGCGTRDIKSKQHVHTNTGSSSGVQHPKVLSGISSASKEATNVTSSSDILRSQQLGACDGRKTGKESYKCSPREKETIRHQPVKLEKDTQFRVTPQDAVAPSEGPSARHMKQAAANIIHEQNRSACSVNEGAPSSFYAKPEISTSSSKLDAQKRNIGRGESCVEGQSRKDAKSEIASVVKVNLKMLTKDKPLGVDAFKEIARLSTHTIYGACGLKRSKSGMYSFPSLECPHTEQFQPPHKPSPMPNSCRACFDGFVKGVVSSILCGSAGSTKLSRAPS; translated from the exons CCCGTCTTCTCCCCAAAACAAACGGCGGAAAACCCTAaaatcaaaaatcgaagaggaccCAATTCCCCACGAACCCCAAGAACCTGAAAATTCATCTTCTCAGCGATGCCCAATTTGCTTCCTGGACGGTGGCAAAGTGATCAGAGGCGAAATCGATTGCTGCGACCACTACTTCTGCTTTCTCTGCATTATGGAGTGGTCGAAGAAGGAGTCGCACTGCCCACTCTGCCGCCGCAGATTCACCACCATTCGCCGGCCGCCGAAAGACGGCGTCTTTGCCCGCGAGCGAGTCGTCAAGATTCCTGCTTGTGATCAT GCTCACCATCCATCTAGCAACATGGCCGGGCAAGTTCTTCGTCACGAAGAAGTTTCGTGTCAAGTGTGCCACGGCATGGCAGATGAATATCTTCTGTTGCTCTGCGATATTTGCGATTCAGCTGCTCATACGTACTGTGTTGGACTGGGTAATACTGTGCCCGAAGGTGATTGGTTCTGCCTTGACTGCACTACTATTAGGGGAGAACACGATGACAACGTTGATTCTAGTTCTGATTCTGACGATGAATATCTTTTAGGACCATCAGACCCAAATATATCGGCCTTTGACATTGTACAAGAATCATATGGTCATAGCTCGGCGGCTAATAGGTATCTCCCAAGAATCCCTAGAATTCCAGACCACTTTGCACTTCCAGTTGTCCGTGACAGGTCTACCAGTATCGCGGATGAAGTAATTACCACGCCAGCAGAAACACTACCAAGTGTTGCAGCATCAGGTGCAAGAACATTGGTTCACCGTCGCTATGTGTGCACTCGAGTACAAGAACTCCGCGAAAATTGGAATGCCATCCAAAGTGGTTCATTGAGCTTTACTTCGAGTTCAATTAAATCTGGCTGCATTAGTAGTCAAAAGCCTAAAAATGGTGTGATAATCCATGAAAGATCAGGCCAAACACAGTCCTCATCTTCCACAAGTGGTCAACAACCGAGAAATCGAGACAGTTGTGGCTTAAGTGATATCGACAAAGCAtggaaaatgatggaaattgcAAAGTCAAGAATGGATGCTGGTAAAAAGTGCAGCGGCAGTTCCGTCAGCACAACAAGTGATTCAAGAAAACGAACTAATGTAAATCCTTGTTTTGGTACTTCAAGTCAAGCACAATCCTCATCTTCCGCAGGGTGTCATCGACCAATAAATCAAGTTGGTTGTGGAACACGTGACATTAAGTCGAAACAGCACGTTCATACAAACACCGGCAGCAGCAGTGGCGTTCAGCACCCAAAAGTTCTTTCTGGGATATCAAGTGCTTCAAAAGAAGCAACAAATGTAACATCGAGTTCTGATATTTTGAGAAGCCAACAACTTGGAGCCTGCGATGGGAGAAAAACCGGAAAGGAGTCCTACAAATGCAGTCCTCGTGAAAAAGAAACAATAAGACATCAACCTGTAAAGTTGGAAAAGGATACGCAGTTTAGGGTTACGCCTCAGGATGCAGTCGCGCCTAGCGAAGGCCCTTCAGCTAGACATATGAAGCAGGCTGCAGCAAACATCATTCATGAGCAAAATAGGTCTGCTTGTTCAGTAAATGAAGGAGCACCTTCTTCTTTTTATGCCAAACCAGAGATCAGTACTTCTTCCAGTAAATTAGATGCGCAGAAGAGAAATATTGGCCGGGGAGAGAGCTGTGTGGAAGGCCAATCAAGAAAAGACGCCAAAAGTGAAATCGCGTCTGTTGTGAAGGTGAACTTGAAGATGTTAACCAAAGACAAACCATTAG gaGTTGATGCATTCAAGGAAATTGCAAGGCTTTCCACGCATACCATTTATGGCGCATGTGGTTTAAAGCGTTCAAAGTCTGGTATGTACTCCTTCCCTAGCTTAGAATGCCCCCACACCGAGCAGTTTCAGCCGCCGCACAAACCCAGTCCGATGCCAAACTCTTGTCGAGCTTGCTTTGATGGTTTTGTGAAAGGCGTAGTCAGCTCTATTCTGTGTGGTTCAGCTGGTTCCACAAAATTAAGCCGAGCTCCATCTTAA